One Stenotrophomonas oahuensis genomic region harbors:
- the trxA gene encoding thioredoxin: MSEVTHVFEATTATFEAEVLQKSLQTPVLVDFWATWCEPCKTLGPILEKLAAEYNGAFQLAKVDVDKEQQIAAAFQIRSVPTVFLVKGGQLVDGFPGALPEGQLREFLTQHGITPAEAADEAAAEPEPLDPQAQVDVLRASIAAEPDNEALKLDLALALLQTGGTTEARALIDALPANLSTDERAVRARARLDFASALQDAPSPDALDARIAANGDDLQARHLRGVQLLLGGQDEAALEQFIALLERDRNFSDGLPRKLLVDAFRVIDDPALVGNYRRRMAALLF; this comes from the coding sequence ATGAGCGAAGTGACCCACGTCTTTGAAGCCACCACCGCCACCTTCGAGGCCGAGGTTCTGCAGAAGTCGCTGCAGACCCCCGTGCTGGTCGACTTCTGGGCGACCTGGTGCGAGCCCTGCAAGACGCTGGGACCGATACTCGAAAAGCTGGCCGCGGAGTACAACGGGGCCTTCCAGCTGGCCAAGGTGGACGTGGACAAGGAGCAGCAGATTGCCGCTGCCTTCCAGATCCGCTCGGTGCCGACCGTGTTCCTGGTCAAGGGCGGCCAGCTGGTCGACGGCTTCCCCGGCGCATTGCCGGAAGGCCAGCTGCGCGAATTCCTGACCCAGCACGGCATCACCCCGGCCGAGGCCGCCGATGAGGCCGCGGCCGAACCCGAACCGCTGGATCCGCAGGCCCAGGTAGACGTGCTGCGCGCCAGCATCGCCGCCGAACCAGACAACGAAGCACTGAAGCTGGACCTGGCGCTGGCCCTGCTGCAGACCGGCGGCACCACCGAAGCCCGCGCCCTGATCGACGCCCTGCCAGCCAATCTGTCCACCGACGAACGCGCCGTGCGTGCCCGTGCCCGCCTGGATTTCGCCAGCGCCCTGCAGGATGCGCCGTCGCCCGACGCGCTGGACGCACGCATTGCAGCCAATGGCGACGACCTGCAGGCCCGCCACCTGCGCGGCGTGCAGCTGTTGCTGGGCGGCCAGGATGAAGCCGCGCTGGAGCAGTTCATCGCTCTGCTCGAACGCGACCGCAATTTCAGCGACGGCCTGCCGCGCAAGCTGCTGGTGGATGCCTTCAGGGTGATCGACGACCCGGCCCTGGTCGGCAACTACCGCCGCCGGATGGCCGCACTGCTGTTCTGA
- a CDS encoding DUF998 domain-containing protein, giving the protein MQTLQRYDPWLGAVGAALFILAVIGFGAALPGYLPLGHPVALLGALGVPHALAFNVLGFVLPGLIAVVVALRLLARVPRTAPWSLRVGGQMLLLSGLAFAAMGLLPLDASDIESRASQYHASAWMVWVLAFVPGAVLSGLGERGLSGGRRLALVHLAAGVVTGLGALVLQMVMPAPLAQRLAFVAWAVWLAVVLPVARR; this is encoded by the coding sequence ATGCAGACACTTCAACGTTATGACCCCTGGCTGGGCGCAGTAGGCGCGGCCCTGTTCATTCTGGCCGTGATCGGCTTCGGTGCCGCACTGCCGGGCTACCTGCCGCTGGGCCATCCGGTGGCGTTGCTGGGTGCGCTGGGCGTACCGCATGCGCTGGCCTTCAATGTGCTGGGCTTCGTGCTGCCGGGGCTGATTGCCGTGGTGGTGGCGCTGCGCCTGCTGGCGCGGGTGCCGCGCACGGCACCGTGGTCGCTGCGGGTGGGCGGGCAGATGCTGCTGTTGTCCGGGCTGGCGTTTGCCGCCATGGGATTGCTGCCGCTGGACGCCAGCGATATTGAAAGCCGGGCCAGCCAGTACCACGCCAGCGCGTGGATGGTGTGGGTGCTGGCGTTCGTGCCAGGGGCGGTGCTGTCGGGCTTGGGCGAGCGCGGGTTGTCCGGCGGGCGGCGGTTGGCGCTGGTGCATCTGGCGGCCGGCGTGGTTACCGGGCTGGGTGCGCTGGTGCTGCAGATGGTGATGCCGGCCCCGCTGGCGCAGCGGCTGGCGTTTGTGGCCTGGGCCGTGTGGTTGGCGGTGGTGCTGCCAGTGGCGCGGCGGTAA
- a CDS encoding DUF885 domain-containing protein has protein sequence MPHPARALALAIAAALIFSAAPPAEAAKKKANRPAAAQTRPAAKPKAKPRARPAAPARKPLVRQLSTADQLNRVYDEYWDASMRLNPLQATFQGDGSHNDQLPNILSAAWRQQSHDFTTEWLGKVEKIGPAGLTGQDLLSYQIFVRDAQMSLAAEKYPSWQMPISQYYNLGSIMAILGSGSGAQPFNTAADYDAWSRRSLGIPPLFDQAIANMREGMKAGVVQPRDLMEKVLPQLDAVIKPTAEESIFWAPVRNMPDDLPEADKARITAEYKRMIELRIMPAYRALRGFIATEYLPATRTSDGLSALPNGQAWYAQAILQTTASSLTPQQIHEQGEQRVAALQDQISKVLKDNRIRGSQQKVLRNMRSDRDFQFATPQALLGRYTQLQQQVAARLPTQLDTLPKAKLDIRAVEPDRIGSAAAVSYQPPLPDGMRPGTLYINTGGLPSRRSWAAPMQYLHEAVPGHHVQLGLQQELDKLPRFRRLGGDVAFVEGWGLYAESLGDALGVYDDPYAKVAYLQAALTRSARMVAETGVHAQGWSKKQAVDYLVKTADLPAEDAAAEVERFMALPGQTLANGLGELKMLELRDAVQSAQGAGFDPRRFHAEVLRDGSMPLDILDAKIKRWMAVPATP, from the coding sequence ATGCCCCACCCCGCCCGCGCTCTGGCGCTCGCCATCGCTGCCGCGCTGATCTTCAGCGCCGCGCCGCCGGCTGAAGCCGCCAAGAAGAAGGCCAACCGCCCGGCCGCCGCGCAGACGCGTCCGGCCGCCAAACCCAAGGCCAAACCCCGTGCACGCCCGGCCGCGCCGGCACGCAAGCCGCTGGTGCGCCAGCTGAGCACCGCCGACCAGCTGAACCGGGTCTACGACGAATACTGGGATGCCTCGATGCGGCTGAACCCGCTGCAGGCCACCTTCCAGGGTGACGGCAGCCACAACGATCAGCTGCCAAATATCCTCTCGGCCGCCTGGCGCCAGCAGTCGCACGACTTCACCACCGAATGGCTGGGCAAGGTCGAGAAGATCGGTCCGGCAGGCCTGACCGGCCAGGACCTGCTGAGCTACCAGATCTTCGTGCGCGACGCGCAGATGTCGCTGGCGGCCGAAAAGTACCCGTCGTGGCAGATGCCGATCAGCCAGTACTACAACCTTGGCAGCATCATGGCCATCCTGGGCTCGGGCTCGGGGGCGCAACCTTTCAATACCGCCGCCGACTACGACGCCTGGTCGCGCCGCTCGCTGGGCATTCCGCCACTGTTCGACCAGGCCATCGCCAACATGCGCGAAGGCATGAAGGCCGGCGTGGTGCAGCCGCGCGACCTGATGGAAAAGGTGCTGCCGCAGCTGGATGCGGTGATCAAGCCGACCGCGGAGGAAAGCATCTTCTGGGCCCCGGTACGGAACATGCCCGACGACCTCCCCGAAGCCGACAAGGCCCGCATCACCGCCGAATACAAGCGCATGATCGAACTGCGCATCATGCCGGCCTACCGCGCGCTGCGTGGTTTCATCGCCACCGAGTATCTGCCGGCAACCCGCACCAGCGATGGACTGTCAGCGCTGCCCAACGGCCAGGCCTGGTATGCGCAGGCCATTTTGCAGACCACTGCGAGCTCCCTCACGCCGCAGCAGATCCACGAACAGGGCGAGCAGCGCGTGGCCGCCCTGCAGGACCAGATCAGCAAAGTGCTGAAAGACAACCGCATCCGCGGTTCGCAGCAGAAAGTGCTGCGCAACATGCGCAGCGACCGCGACTTCCAGTTCGCCACCCCGCAGGCGCTGCTGGGCCGCTATACCCAGCTGCAGCAGCAGGTGGCGGCACGCCTGCCGACGCAGCTGGACACGCTGCCCAAGGCCAAGCTGGATATCCGCGCAGTGGAGCCGGACCGTATCGGCAGCGCCGCTGCAGTGAGTTACCAGCCGCCGCTACCCGATGGCATGCGCCCCGGCACGCTGTATATCAACACCGGCGGCCTGCCGAGCCGACGCAGCTGGGCAGCGCCGATGCAGTATCTGCATGAAGCGGTGCCGGGCCATCATGTGCAGCTGGGGCTGCAGCAGGAACTGGACAAACTGCCGCGCTTCCGTCGCCTGGGTGGTGATGTGGCGTTCGTGGAAGGCTGGGGGCTGTATGCGGAATCGCTGGGGGATGCGCTGGGTGTGTACGACGACCCGTACGCCAAGGTGGCGTACCTGCAGGCCGCGTTGACCCGCAGTGCGCGCATGGTGGCGGAGACCGGCGTGCATGCGCAGGGCTGGAGCAAGAAGCAAGCCGTGGACTATCTGGTGAAGACTGCGGACCTGCCGGCGGAAGATGCCGCGGCCGAGGTGGAGCGGTTCATGGCGCTGCCTGGGCAGACCCTGGCTAATGGGCTGGGTGAGCTGAAGATGCTGGAGCTGCGGGATGCTGTGCAGAGTGCGCAGGGGGCGGGATTTGATCCTCGGCGGTTCCACGCGGAAGTGCTGCGCGATGGGTCGATGCCGCTGGATATTCTGGATGCGAAGATCAAGCGGTGGATGGCGGTGCCGGCCACGCCGTAA
- the sctJ gene encoding type III secretion system inner membrane ring lipoprotein SctJ: MNTPLFAGTFRRARWVLLAVLAVLVLTGCARKPLLEGLDERQANEVIAVLLRHNISAEKMNVGKGGFQVQVAARDLPESIELMQRNDLPSAPRSQVATSFPADSLVSTPLGERARLISAVEQRLEESLQLIDGVQSTRVHLNYDASIGGENRRTDKRRMHVAAVVAHAPGVDEEVLMQSIKRFLRNTFDGIDYDNVSVILTEVEGPRTLAVTAAAERGMSGLVLGLFAVLGVAVVLGGWVLVRTVPAVAGRVRKLWQRLRQRAPAPVRSRWRGA; the protein is encoded by the coding sequence ATGAACACGCCGTTGTTTGCCGGCACTTTCCGCAGGGCGCGGTGGGTGCTGTTGGCAGTGTTGGCCGTGCTGGTATTGACCGGCTGTGCCCGCAAGCCCCTGTTGGAAGGTCTGGACGAGCGCCAGGCCAATGAAGTGATTGCCGTGCTGCTGCGCCATAACATCAGCGCGGAGAAGATGAATGTCGGCAAGGGCGGCTTTCAGGTGCAGGTGGCCGCGCGCGACCTGCCCGAATCCATTGAGCTGATGCAGCGCAACGACCTGCCGTCGGCTCCACGCAGCCAGGTGGCAACCTCGTTCCCCGCCGATTCGCTGGTCAGCACGCCGCTGGGCGAGCGCGCCCGGCTGATCTCCGCCGTTGAACAGCGGCTGGAAGAGTCGCTGCAGCTCATCGACGGGGTGCAGTCCACCCGAGTGCACCTGAACTACGACGCCAGCATCGGCGGTGAGAACCGACGTACCGACAAGCGTCGCATGCATGTGGCTGCCGTCGTTGCGCATGCACCGGGCGTGGACGAAGAGGTGCTGATGCAGTCAATCAAGCGTTTCCTGCGCAACACCTTTGATGGCATCGATTACGACAATGTCTCGGTCATCCTGACCGAGGTGGAAGGCCCGCGCACCCTGGCGGTGACCGCCGCCGCCGAACGCGGCATGTCGGGTCTGGTGCTTGGCCTGTTCGCGGTCCTGGGCGTGGCTGTGGTGTTGGGCGGCTGGGTGCTGGTACGTACCGTGCCTGCGGTAGCCGGCCGCGTGCGCAAGCTGTGGCAGCGCCTTCGTCAGCGTGCCCCGGCCCCGGTGAGGAGTCGCTGGCGTGGGGCCTGA
- the leuS gene encoding leucine--tRNA ligase, whose amino-acid sequence MTSVEPNVYDPQQVESAAQKFWDATRAFEVNESSDKPKYYCLSMLPYPSGALHMGHVRNYTIGDVISRYKRMTGHNVLQPMGWDAFGLPAENAAIKNKTAPAKWTYANIEHMRGQFKAMGYAIDWSREFATCTPDYYVHEQRMFTRLMRKGLAYRRNAVVNWDPIDQTVLANEQVIDGRGWRSGALVEKREIPQWFLRITDYAQELLDGLDDLPGWPDSVKTMQRNWIGRSEGLEIQFDVRDVDGSALDPLRVFTTRPDTVMGVTFVSIAGEHPLALHAAKSNPALAALLAEMKQGGVSEAELETQEKRGMDTGLCAVHPVTGDTVPVWVANFVLMGYGTGAVMAVPGHDQRDNEFANKYNLPIRQVIALKSPRKDEGEYDGSRWQDWYGDKSRETELVNSAEFDGLDFQGAFEALAERFERKGQGQRRVNYRLRDWGVSRQRYWGCPIPVIYCPKCGALPVPEEQLPVVLPEDVNFVGTGSPIKADPEWRKTTCPDCGGAAERETDTFDTFMESSWYYARYTSPGARDAVDKRGNYWLPVDQYIGGIEHAILHLMYFRFFHKLLRDARMVDSNEPAQNLLCQGMVIADTYFRQNEDGSKDWINPADVDVQRDERGRIIGATLIADGQPVQIGGTEKMSKSKNNGVDPQAMVSKYGADTVRLFSMFAAPPEQSLEWNEAGVDGMARFLRRLWTQVHKHAADGAVPALDVAALNAEQKALRRKTHETIGKVSDDYGRRHSFNTAIAAVMELMNALAKFDDSSEQGRAVRQEALQATVLLLNPITPHASHALWQVLGKGESLLEDQRFPQADEAALVRDAVTLAVQVNGKLRGTIEVAADAPRDQIEALGVAEPNAAKFLEGLTVRKIIIVPGKIVNIVAG is encoded by the coding sequence ATGACCAGCGTCGAACCCAACGTTTACGACCCGCAGCAGGTTGAATCCGCCGCCCAGAAGTTCTGGGACGCCACCCGCGCCTTCGAGGTGAACGAGTCTTCGGACAAGCCGAAGTACTACTGCCTCTCGATGCTGCCGTACCCGTCCGGTGCGCTGCACATGGGCCACGTGCGCAACTACACGATTGGTGACGTGATCAGCCGCTACAAGCGCATGACCGGTCACAACGTACTGCAGCCGATGGGCTGGGATGCGTTCGGTCTGCCGGCTGAAAACGCGGCGATCAAGAACAAGACCGCGCCGGCCAAGTGGACCTACGCCAACATCGAGCACATGCGTGGCCAGTTCAAGGCCATGGGCTATGCGATCGACTGGTCGCGCGAGTTCGCGACCTGCACGCCGGACTACTACGTGCACGAACAGCGCATGTTCACCCGGCTGATGCGCAAGGGCCTGGCCTACCGCCGCAACGCGGTGGTGAACTGGGACCCGATCGACCAGACCGTGCTGGCCAACGAGCAGGTCATCGACGGCCGCGGCTGGCGCTCCGGCGCGCTGGTGGAAAAGCGCGAGATTCCGCAGTGGTTCCTGCGCATTACCGATTACGCCCAGGAGCTGCTGGACGGCCTGGACGACCTGCCGGGCTGGCCGGACTCGGTCAAGACCATGCAGCGCAACTGGATCGGCCGCTCCGAAGGGCTGGAAATCCAGTTCGACGTGCGTGATGTCGACGGCAGCGCGCTGGATCCGCTGCGCGTGTTCACCACCCGTCCGGACACCGTGATGGGCGTGACCTTTGTTTCCATTGCCGGCGAACACCCGCTGGCGCTGCACGCAGCCAAGTCGAATCCGGCCCTGGCCGCGCTGCTGGCGGAAATGAAGCAGGGCGGCGTGTCCGAAGCCGAACTGGAAACCCAGGAAAAGCGCGGCATGGACACCGGCCTGTGCGCGGTGCACCCGGTCACTGGCGACACCGTGCCGGTGTGGGTCGCCAACTTCGTGCTGATGGGCTACGGCACCGGTGCGGTCATGGCCGTACCCGGCCACGACCAGCGCGACAACGAATTCGCCAACAAGTACAACCTGCCGATCCGCCAGGTCATTGCGCTGAAGAGCCCGCGCAAGGACGAGGGTGAATACGACGGCAGCCGCTGGCAGGACTGGTACGGCGACAAGAGCCGCGAGACCGAACTGGTCAATTCGGCCGAGTTCGACGGCCTGGACTTCCAGGGTGCGTTTGAAGCACTGGCCGAGCGTTTCGAGCGCAAGGGCCAGGGCCAGCGCCGCGTGAACTACCGCCTGCGCGACTGGGGCGTGAGCCGCCAGCGTTACTGGGGCTGCCCGATTCCGGTGATCTACTGCCCGAAGTGCGGTGCACTGCCGGTGCCGGAAGAACAGCTGCCGGTGGTCCTGCCGGAAGACGTCAACTTCGTCGGTACCGGTTCGCCGATCAAGGCCGATCCGGAATGGCGCAAGACCACCTGCCCGGACTGCGGCGGCGCGGCCGAGCGCGAGACCGACACCTTCGACACCTTCATGGAGTCGAGCTGGTACTACGCGCGCTACACCTCGCCGGGTGCCCGTGATGCGGTGGACAAGCGCGGCAATTACTGGCTGCCGGTTGACCAGTACATCGGCGGCATCGAACACGCGATCCTGCACCTGATGTATTTCCGTTTCTTCCACAAGCTGCTGCGTGATGCGCGCATGGTGGACAGCAACGAACCGGCGCAGAACCTGCTGTGCCAGGGCATGGTCATCGCGGACACCTATTTCCGCCAGAACGAGGACGGTTCCAAAGACTGGATCAATCCGGCCGACGTCGATGTGCAGCGCGATGAGCGCGGCCGCATCATCGGTGCCACCCTGATCGCCGACGGCCAGCCAGTGCAGATTGGCGGCACCGAGAAGATGTCCAAGTCGAAGAACAACGGCGTGGACCCGCAGGCCATGGTGAGCAAGTACGGTGCCGACACCGTGCGTCTGTTCTCGATGTTCGCGGCACCGCCGGAACAGTCGCTGGAGTGGAACGAAGCCGGCGTGGACGGCATGGCGCGCTTCCTGCGCCGCCTGTGGACGCAGGTCCACAAGCACGCCGCCGACGGTGCCGTGCCGGCACTGGACGTGGCCGCGCTCAACGCCGAGCAGAAGGCGCTGCGCCGCAAGACCCATGAAACCATCGGCAAGGTCAGCGACGACTATGGCCGCCGCCACAGCTTCAACACCGCCATTGCGGCGGTGATGGAACTGATGAACGCGCTGGCCAAGTTCGACGACAGCTCCGAACAGGGCAGGGCGGTGCGTCAGGAAGCCCTGCAGGCCACCGTGCTGCTGCTCAACCCGATCACCCCGCATGCCAGCCATGCGCTGTGGCAGGTGCTGGGCAAGGGCGAGTCGCTGCTGGAAGACCAGCGCTTCCCGCAGGCCGATGAGGCCGCGCTGGTGCGCGACGCGGTCACCCTGGCGGTGCAGGTCAACGGCAAGCTGCGTGGCACCATCGAGGTGGCGGCCGATGCGCCGCGTGACCAGATCGAGGCACTGGGCGTGGCCGAGCCGAACGCCGCCAAGTTCCTGGAAGGGCTGACAGTGCGCAAGATCATCATCGTGCCGGGCAAGATCGTGAACATCGTGGCGGGGTGA
- a CDS encoding DUF502 domain-containing protein, translating into MSIEAPHLVPRPSLQRLFLTGLLTLLPIWLTWVVVKFVFVLLSGISSPLVVPFSEQIAGSFPHYLGWVKVEWVQNVIGLGATLLVILSVGVLSRRVIGQRLLRWFGAVIKRIPLASIIYESAKKLLDMLQTEPGTTQRVVLIDFPHRDMKSVGLVTRVIKEQGSGRELAAVYVPTTPNPTSGYLEIVPVELLTPTDWTVDQAMSFIISGGAVAPESVPFTRAGDR; encoded by the coding sequence ATGTCGATCGAAGCCCCCCACTTGGTTCCGCGCCCCTCCCTGCAGCGTCTGTTCCTGACCGGCCTGCTCACCCTGCTGCCAATCTGGCTGACCTGGGTGGTGGTCAAATTCGTGTTCGTGCTGCTGTCCGGCATCAGCAGCCCGCTGGTGGTGCCGTTCTCTGAACAGATTGCCGGCTCGTTCCCGCACTACCTCGGCTGGGTGAAGGTGGAATGGGTGCAGAACGTGATCGGGCTGGGGGCAACCCTGCTGGTCATCCTGAGCGTGGGTGTTCTCAGCCGCCGGGTGATCGGGCAGCGCCTGCTGCGCTGGTTCGGCGCGGTGATAAAGCGCATTCCGCTGGCCAGCATCATCTATGAAAGCGCCAAGAAGCTGCTGGACATGCTGCAGACCGAGCCGGGCACCACCCAGCGCGTGGTGCTGATCGACTTCCCGCACCGGGACATGAAGTCGGTCGGCCTGGTCACCCGGGTGATCAAGGAACAGGGCAGCGGCCGCGAGCTGGCGGCGGTGTACGTTCCGACCACCCCCAACCCGACCTCGGGTTACCTGGAAATCGTGCCGGTGGAGCTGCTGACCCCCACCGACTGGACCGTGGACCAGGCCATGAGCTTCATCATTTCCGGCGGGGCGGTGGCCCCGGAGAGCGTGCCGTTTACCCGGGCCGGGGATCGCTGA
- a CDS encoding DUF4442 domain-containing protein: MKASLFRHGINLWPPFLFAGIHVTHVSDDYRYVRVELRMRPWNRNYVGTHFGGSLFAMTDPFWMLTVMQNLGRDYYVWDRAGEIEFLKPGRGTVVAEFRLDDALLDGLRAETADGEKHLHWFSNDVVDAQGEVVARVRKQVYLRLKPEARKSAT, from the coding sequence ATGAAGGCCAGCCTGTTCCGCCACGGCATCAACCTGTGGCCGCCATTCCTGTTTGCCGGCATCCATGTCACCCACGTCAGCGATGACTATCGCTACGTTCGCGTGGAACTGCGCATGCGGCCGTGGAACCGCAACTACGTGGGCACGCATTTCGGCGGCAGCCTGTTCGCCATGACGGACCCGTTCTGGATGCTTACGGTCATGCAGAACCTGGGGCGGGACTACTACGTCTGGGACCGGGCGGGTGAGATTGAGTTCCTGAAGCCCGGGCGGGGTACGGTGGTGGCGGAGTTCCGGTTGGATGATGCGCTGCTGGACGGGCTGCGGGCGGAGACGGCTGATGGGGAGAAGCACCTGCATTGGTTCAGCAATGATGTGGTGGATGCGCAGGGTGAGGTGGTGGCGCGGGTGCGCAAGCAGGTTTATCTGCGGTTGAAGCCAGAGGCACGGAAGTCCGCCACGTAG
- a CDS encoding CHASE2 domain-containing protein, with protein MSSRRLPHPLSWSRRIALAVLVGLLAAALSHGQVLWKPDEALYDRWVGHWSYAPDPRLLIIAIDAASVKKLGPLPWPRATHAQLLDRLTEAGSTRVAMDLLLSDPDPDASQDAELSAAIRRHGQVVLPVVALPTQRPGVSEELLPIPMIAANATTLGHSDVEVDPDGISRSLYLTAGVGSPHWPALGAALAARRGLLPGRLDPGPDNASPWQWRRNHLVRVRFAGPARTFPQLSYVDVLEGRVDRTVLRGRLVMVGVTTPAEAPLLLTPSAPVRGLSGSEYQANVAAMLMDNKVIRLTPVWAQTFLSGVLAALFGLLLTLPRARLAALIAIPSVLLGSFLLLRLGYVWFAPMALAVSMGAVLAAWLGWCALHWRRFIHIDPVTQLGTRRRFDHHLEEEHGAAQRLQRPLSVVLVELDHFNALVDLHGLNAGNAALRAIASQLTAHARRPHDISARLGTNRFALLLPETNGDGTLQVVEDLIARVRGLNVPIQLGQTTPVTVSVGVYVRVPDASSTPKAIMQGAEAALQRARAAGNDGYATDIVDY; from the coding sequence GTGAGTTCACGTCGACTGCCGCACCCGTTGTCGTGGTCCCGGCGCATCGCCCTGGCGGTGCTGGTAGGCCTGCTGGCCGCCGCACTCAGCCACGGCCAGGTGCTGTGGAAACCGGATGAAGCCCTGTACGACCGCTGGGTCGGCCACTGGAGCTACGCGCCCGATCCGCGCCTGCTGATCATTGCCATCGACGCGGCCAGCGTGAAAAAGCTGGGCCCGTTGCCCTGGCCGCGCGCCACCCATGCGCAGTTGCTGGATCGCCTGACCGAGGCCGGCAGCACCCGTGTGGCAATGGACCTGCTGCTGTCCGACCCTGACCCCGATGCCAGCCAGGACGCCGAGCTGTCCGCCGCGATCCGCCGCCACGGGCAGGTGGTCCTGCCGGTGGTCGCCCTGCCGACCCAGCGGCCTGGCGTTTCCGAGGAACTGCTGCCCATCCCGATGATCGCCGCCAACGCGACCACGCTGGGGCACAGCGATGTCGAGGTCGACCCGGACGGGATCAGCCGCAGCCTGTACCTCACCGCCGGCGTCGGTTCACCGCACTGGCCTGCACTGGGTGCGGCACTGGCAGCGCGCCGCGGGCTGCTGCCCGGGCGGCTGGATCCCGGCCCGGACAATGCCTCGCCCTGGCAATGGCGGCGCAACCATCTGGTGCGGGTGCGCTTTGCCGGCCCGGCGCGCACCTTCCCGCAACTGTCCTACGTGGATGTACTGGAAGGCCGGGTCGACCGCACCGTGCTGCGTGGTCGCCTGGTGATGGTGGGCGTGACCACGCCCGCCGAAGCACCGCTGCTGCTCACCCCCAGTGCGCCGGTGCGCGGACTCAGCGGCAGCGAGTACCAGGCCAATGTGGCTGCGATGCTGATGGACAACAAGGTGATCCGGCTGACGCCGGTGTGGGCACAGACGTTCTTGAGCGGGGTGCTGGCCGCTCTATTCGGCCTGCTGCTCACCCTGCCACGCGCACGCCTTGCAGCGCTCATTGCGATACCGTCGGTGCTGCTGGGCAGCTTCCTGCTGCTGCGTCTGGGCTATGTGTGGTTTGCGCCCATGGCCCTGGCCGTGAGCATGGGCGCGGTGCTGGCAGCGTGGCTGGGCTGGTGCGCGCTGCATTGGCGGCGCTTCATCCATATCGACCCGGTAACCCAGCTGGGCACGCGCCGCCGCTTCGATCACCATCTCGAAGAGGAGCACGGTGCCGCCCAGCGCCTGCAACGCCCGCTGAGCGTGGTGCTGGTGGAGCTGGACCACTTCAACGCACTGGTGGACCTGCACGGACTGAACGCCGGCAACGCCGCCCTGCGCGCCATCGCGTCACAGCTGACCGCACACGCACGCCGCCCACACGACATCAGCGCACGGCTGGGCACCAACCGTTTCGCGCTGCTGCTGCCGGAAACCAACGGCGACGGCACGCTGCAGGTGGTGGAAGACCTGATTGCTCGGGTGCGTGGATTGAACGTTCCGATTCAACTGGGACAGACCACGCCGGTAACGGTATCGGTAGGCGTGTACGTACGTGTCCCCGACGCGAGCAGCACCCCGAAGGCCATCATGCAGGGCGCAGAAGCAGCGCTGCAGCGCGCGCGTGCCGCTGGTAACGACGGCTACGCAACGGACATCGTCGACTACTGA
- the lptE gene encoding LPS assembly lipoprotein LptE: protein MTRLLLAVLLTLTLAGCGFHLRNKLMLPADTAAVRVVSTAPYSELAKLLRRGLLASGAELADEDSKGPAAQLQVLSERWGDLPIAIDAQGRAQEYSLRYAVIFVFRREDGSDLVPQQVIELSRDYVSPPTDATGTTTEREILADELRREMSASIMRRIDSVVRKELERGRAPSPTAPATVPAAPASAVIPPQGS, encoded by the coding sequence ATGACTCGACTCCTGCTTGCCGTTCTGCTCACCCTGACCCTGGCCGGGTGCGGTTTCCATCTGCGCAACAAGCTGATGCTGCCGGCCGACACCGCCGCAGTGCGGGTGGTCTCCACCGCGCCGTACAGCGAACTGGCCAAGCTGCTGCGCCGCGGTCTGCTGGCATCGGGTGCGGAACTGGCCGATGAGGACAGCAAGGGGCCGGCGGCCCAGCTGCAGGTGCTTTCCGAGCGCTGGGGCGACCTGCCCATTGCCATCGACGCCCAGGGCCGTGCCCAGGAATACAGCCTGCGTTATGCGGTGATCTTCGTGTTCCGCCGCGAGGACGGCAGCGACCTGGTGCCGCAGCAGGTGATCGAACTGTCGCGCGACTACGTGTCGCCGCCGACCGACGCTACCGGCACCACCACCGAACGCGAGATCCTGGCCGACGAACTGCGCCGCGAAATGTCCGCGTCGATCATGCGTCGCATCGACAGCGTGGTGCGCAAGGAACTGGAGCGCGGGCGCGCGCCCAGCCCGACCGCGCCGGCGACGGTACCGGCGGCACCGGCCAGCGCGGTCATTCCGCCGCAGGGTTCCTGA
- the sctI gene encoding type III secretion system inner rod subunit SctI: MLQVTQIATAIDATEGADGAAVSLSDRMTHALANSYVTSGEELAMIQAASNDPYTASNPAHLFALQTALADYTKRMTVAAGLANHMNKTFETLLKS; the protein is encoded by the coding sequence ATGCTGCAAGTTACCCAGATTGCTACCGCGATCGACGCGACCGAGGGCGCAGACGGTGCCGCCGTGTCGCTTTCCGACCGCATGACCCACGCCCTGGCCAACAGCTACGTCACCTCCGGTGAAGAGCTGGCCATGATCCAGGCCGCCAGCAACGACCCGTACACCGCCAGCAACCCGGCGCACCTGTTCGCGCTGCAGACCGCCCTGGCCGACTACACCAAGCGCATGACCGTGGCCGCTGGCCTGGCCAACCACATGAACAAGACCTTCGAGACGCTGCTCAAGTCATGA